GCCGAAAATTGTTTGTTGCCTAACTCCATTTAATTTCTTTTGAAAAAAACGCCCGAATGCAGATATACGCATAATAAACGGTATGAAGTAAGTCAAAGACTGGCCACATCCACGCCTTAAGTTTTCCGTCTACCCTTCTAATTCCAACACCTCCTACGACCGTCAAACAAACCATTATACCCAAATAACAGCCCATTACCTCAATAGTTTTGTATCGCAGAGCGAGCAATATAATTAACAAAGACCAAAACAGCACTTTTGAAAGAAAAAATGCACTAAGTCTCAATTTGTCTTTAAATTTAAAAAATTTACTTAAATGAATTTGGTAAATTTTTTGTTTTATATAATCTTTTTTACTCGTTGGTGAATATTGAAGCATAAAAGGCTCTCCAAAAAGCGCCTTTGTATCCTTGCCTTTGGCGAAACTATTGATCAACAGCTCTCCTTCGCCGCCAATCAGCCCTTGCCAAGCGCTATACACATTCTTTCCTAAATAGAACGTTTTTCTAAAGCCAATATTACAAATATCTCCTTTGTATGGTCGATTTTGATCAGCCATCGACATCATCATCGCTTGATCCATGACATTGTCAAACCATAATAATTTAGAAACTCCATCCATCTTGCGACTATATCCTAGGACAAAATTCGTCTTGTCATCAAAGCCTTTGTCGTATTTTTCAAGCCACTTTTCGGATTCAGGCCTGCAATTCACTTCCGTCACCAACACTCTGTCATAATCCGCCGCCTTCACTCCAAGCGTCAAAGAGTACTTGTAACTACTCAAGTGCTCCGGGACTTGCTTCAAAGTGACTACTTTCAAATTGTCCTGATGCTTTTTCTTTTCGAGCAAAAAATCATAAGTCTCATCGTTGGAGCAATTATCAACCACTATAACTTCAAAGTTTTTCATCGACTGAAGCGACATCATATCCAAAAACTCTTTCAATGGCTCAAATTGGTCATGAACAACCACAATCAAACTCAATCCGCTTTCTCCACCATTGCTTGAATCCGTATCGCCTTTTTTAAATGCTAGAGGAAGAAAAAATCGCAAAGCAAACAGCAAATAAGCTAGCCCGCTAACTAAAAAAACTATAAACAAAATCTGCATACACACTTACTCTTCTAATAATTCAGCCTATAATATTAGCAAATCTTTTTCAAATTGATCATCAAGACATATTAATAATTATACAGAAAGTACAGACATCGGAAAATTTAGCTTTGCAAACAAAATCAGCGCAAACATATTAAAGAGACATAGAGACTTGCGAAACAACTTTTAGCCTCTTAACAAATGGATTGCAATAATTAGGACATGGTTTCTAAATAGCATATTTTTGCAAATGCAGAGAAATTGAAATAAGAAATTACCATAGATGAAATTTGAAATAAACGCCAAGGACCCTAAAAGCAGAGCGAGAGCTGGCGAATTGAATACTGATCATGGCACTATCCAAACGCCTATTTTCATGCCTGTCGGCACTGCGGGAACAGTAAAAGCTGTTCATACCAGAGAGCTTAAGGAAGATATCAAAGCTCAAATCATATTAGGGAACACTTACCACTTGTATTTGAGACCAGGATTGGAGATCCTTCAACAAGCAGGAGGACTTCATAAGTTCAATGGTTGGGACAAGCCGATATTGACTGACAGTGGTGGTTATCAAGTTTTTTCATTGTCAGGGACAAGAAAGATCAAAGAGGAAGGCGTTACTTTCAAATCACACATCGACGGCTCCAAACACCTTTTCACGCCTGAAAACGTGATGGATACTCAAAGAAAAATCGGCGCGGATATTATCATGGCTTTTGACGAGTGTACTCCATATCCTTGCGATTTCAAATACGCAAGAGAATCCATGGAAATGACACACAGATGGCTTCAAAGATGCATTGACAGAGTAGACAGCACAGACCCTCTGTACGGATACAATCAAGAATTATTTCCTATCGTTCAAGGAAGCACTTACAAAGACTTGAGAATGCAGTCTGCTGAAGTAATCGCTTCTAAAAACAGAGCGGGAAATGCTATTGGAGGTCTTTCAGTAGGCGAGCCTGCTGAAAAAATGTATGAAATGACCGAAATTGTCACAAACATTCTTCCGGAAGAAAAACCAAGGTACTTGATGGGGGTTGGGACTCCTGCGAATATCCTTGAAAGTATTGCTCTGGGCGTGGACATGTTGGACTGCGTTATGCCAACCAGGAACGCAAGGAACGGCATGCTATTCACTTCCGAGGGTATTATCAATATTAAAAATGAAAAGTGGAAGGATGACTTTTCGCCAATCGATCCAGCAATCGGTGGATATGTAAGCACATTTTACAGCAAAGCTTATTTGAGACACTTGGTTAGATCTCAAGAAATTCTTGCAGCGCAAATCGCAAGTATCCATAACTTGACATTCTACTTATGGCTGGTTAAAGAAGCTAGAGAGAAAATCATAAGCGGAGAATTCGCTTCATGGAAAAATATCATGGTGGAAAAAGTTAGCCGCAGGCTATAATTCCAAATCATGCTTCATAATATTTACGAGAAGAGCAATATCTGCTCTTCTCTTTTTTTATCTACTCATTTTTTAACTAATTTCGGTAGATATCATTTTGATTAAACGTTTAATTAAATTAGAGCCAATATATTCGTAAAGAAATGTTCAAAGTTCTTGACCGATACATACTTAAGCGATTGCTTACAACATACGTATTTGTGGTGATGATCATCGTGGCTGTCGTTGTAGTAATCGACATGACCGAAAAAAACCACAAATTCATTCAACACAATCTGGGATTCGCCGAAATTGCAGGATATTATATGGACTTTGCCCCGTATATAGCAAACTTCATCACCCCGCTAATGGTATTCATCACTACAGTATATGTGACCTCTCAGATGGCCAGCCATACTGAGATCATTGCGATACTCAGTAGCGGAATAAGCTTTAAAAGGCTTATGGTTCCTTATTTGATTGCTGGAGGTATCATTGCCAGCGCTAGTTTTTACCTCAATGGCTGGGTCATTCCCAACACGAATAAAGATCGACTAGCATTCGAAACCACATACTTTAAAAGAAAATATCATTTCGATGAAAGCGATGTTCATATTAAAGTCTCTCCCGACACGTATTTATATCTCAAAAGCTACAATGTAAACTCTGATCAAGCATACAAAGTGACTTTAGAAAAAATTGACGGCAATCAACTGATATCAAAGCTTTCCGCAAGAAGAATGAAATGGAATGAAGATATCAAAAAATGGCAATTCATTGATTGGGAAATCAGAGATATTAATGGAACTCAAGAAATATTCACTCACGGAGACAAACTAGATTCAGCGCTGAATCTTACTCCAAAATATTTCTCCAACAATTACAAACTCTATGAAGCTTTGACGCTTAACGAAATTGACAAAAAAATTGCCGATCTGGAAAGCAGAGGCGCCGACAATGTCAAAGTATACCGCATCGAAAAGTACATTCGATACATGTCTCCTTTCGCAGTTGTGATTTTGACATTGATAGGTTTGGTCGTTTCCAGTAGAAAAGCCAGAGGAGGAACAGGCTATCAAATAGCTCTAGGATTCGTTCTTGCGTTTATCTATATCATTTTCTTCATGTTTAGTCGAAGCCTTGCCGAAGCAGGCTCTACTAATCCGATACTGGCCGTATGGATACCAAATATAATTTTTGCAATTATTGGAGTGTTTCTATATACTCGAGTACCTAAATAACGATACACCTTATGCTTAGAGATTATCTTCACCTGCATTTCCTAATATTCATCTGGGGATTTACAGCTGTGTTGGGAGTGCTAATCAGCATACCTGCGATAGAAGTCGTATTTCTAAGAACTTTCATCGCCTCTGTTGGACTTGCCTTGGTATTGCTTTACCAAAGGCAAAATTTCAACATAGGGATGAAAAACGCTTTAAAAATGATCTTGACCGGTTTTCTAATTGGCATGCACTGGATGTTTTTCTTTGCCTCCTCGGAAGTTTCTAATGCTTCTGTAACTTTAGCCGGAGCCGCCACTTGCGCTTTTTGGACGAGCATACTAGACCCAATCATAAGCAAAAGAGCCGTGAAGCCTTTTGAAGTAATCTTAGGACTTTTTGTTATTGGAGGTCTCTACATCATATTTTTATTCGAATTCAATCATGCAATAGGACTTGGCATGGCTGTCATGGCGGCTATTCTTGCAGCTTTATTCACTATTATCAATTCTAAGCTCGCGAAAAAGCACCACCCAACTATGATCACCTTTTATGAAATCAGTGGAGCTTGTCTATCCACTATTTTATTCTCTCCGATTTATGTGAAGAATTTTGCGGCAAATGGAGAATTAAATTTCAATATGGATACTAATGATATCGCTTATATCCTAATATTGGCTTTGATCTGCACTGTATATGCTTATACAGCATCTGTGGAGTTAATGAAAAGAATATCTCCATTCGCTATGAACTTAAGCGTAAACCTTGAGCCTGTATACGGCATTATGCTAGCCTACTGGATTATTGGTGATAGTGAAAAAATGAATGGCGGTTTCTATATAGGAACACTCGTTATCTTATTTTCGGTATTATCTTACCCGATATTAAATTATTATCAAAAGAAAAGAACTAAAAAATTGAATTTGGAAGAAGCCAACATAAGATAGCTTCTTCCTGATTGCTATTTAACTTCCTCTAGCCAAGCGAAAGCTTCATCTTCAGACGGGAAAAATCTCAATTTCAAATCTTCCTCAGTCATGTTTCTTTCCATGTTCTTTACAGCAAAAGTGGCAAAAGCATCCTTGCCTATCACAGTAGCCGCGTAATACTCACCACCTCCAGCTTCTAGCAAAGCAGGCATGATCACTTCAGCAATCCACATCTGAGTTTCCACAGGAGCAACTCCCATCAATGAAGGGTTGGCCATATGCTTTTGAAACTTCTTTTCCTTTACTACTTCAAGTAGAGCAAGCATCGCTTCCCTATCTTCTTTATCCGGGCAATATTTTTTATATCGAATAACACCGTAATCATTCTCATACCCTACTTCAACAAATTCATTTTCATGTGTGATCGTCATAATTTCTCTTGTTTATCGTTCCTCTAAAGTTTCCTGTTCTATTTTTTTCTCTTCAAGAGTCTTGTTTGATTTTAATTTTGGCAATATGCTTATAATATTAGCTACTATAATCAGCAAAGCACCCCCTACTTTCTCCAGAGTCATTTCCTCTCCCAAAAACATATAGCTTATTCCCATAGCCAGTGGCAAAGTCAAATAATATATAATACTCGAAACAGTAGTTGGCAATTCCGTAGTCGCTTTAACCCATAATGTGTGGGCTATAAATGTGCAAACTACTGAAAGAGCGACCAACCCCATCCAATCAGACTTGGTCAATGATTCCCATTCTGTCAAAGGAAGCGTAAAAAGGAACAAAACAAGCGCAAAACCATATTGTCCAAAAGCTCTGACAGAACCCGATATTTCTGAATTTCTTTGTTGTAGAATAGGAAGTCCAGCGAAAAAAACAGCGCTTATAATCGCAACCAACAAACCTAAAGTCTGATTATTTTCCAAGCTGAATTCAGGCGTCACCATCAAGCTTCCGCATATCACAAGGGCAACAGCCAAGAAGTCATTCCATTGTGGTTTTCTCAACTTCATGATCCAACCCAACAATATCAAATGTATGCCAAAAGTGCATAAGCCTAAAAAAGCAATGGAAGCAGATCCAATCTTGATGCTTATGAAATAAGTTACCCAATGCGCTCCAAACAAAAAACCCATTAAAGCCAAGCTTTTCACTTGCTTGAAACTTAAAGCCTTTATTTCCTTAAATGATGCTAAAAAAATCCCCGTCAACACCATCGTTATGCAAAGTCGAACTATACCTATCGTATAAGGATTTGCCGACACTGACTTGATGAGCACAGGCGTGAAACCAAAGGACACTAAAGCCAACAAAGTTTCCACTACCAATCTTAAACTAATCTTCTTCTCCATGTTTTCAATGTTGCCAATAGGCGTTTAATTAGATTCACTCTCGGCTATCAAATTAAAAACATTTTCTATAAAAATAAAAAAGGAGACCATCAGATCTCCTTTTTAATAATGATTTTATAAAGTATTATAAATGAATCGCCTCATCATAAGCATCCTCAGTAGCATCCTTAAATGCTTCAGACATCGTAGGGTGTGGGTGGACGGCTGTTAAAATCTCATGAGCTGTAGTTTCCAGTTTCCTTGCTACAACAGCTTCAGTGATCATCTCAGTAACGTTATTGCCAATCATATGAGCCCCTAAAAGCTCCCCATATTTAGCATCATAAATCACCTTAACAAAACCTTCCTTAGCACCAGCCGCGCTAGCTTTTCCTGACGCTGAGAATGGAAATTTACCAACTTTAATATCATATCCGGCTTCTCTTGCCGCTTTTTCTGTATATCCAACAGAAGAGATTTCAGGAGTGCAATAAGTACATCCAGGAATGTTATTATAATCGATTTTCTCAGGGCTCTTGCCAGCGATCTTCTCAACACAGATAATCGCCTCAGCGGAAGCAACGTGCGCTAAAGCAGGACCATGAACAATATCACCAATAGCATAAACTCCAGGGATATTAGTCTTGTAATAATCGTCTACGATCACCTTGCCTCTGTCAGTCATCACACCTACGTCCTCAAGACCGATACCTTCGATATTAGTAGAAATACCTACCGCTGAAAGAACCACATCAGCTTCGATTACTTTCTCACCTTTTTTCGTATTTACAGTAACCTGACACTTTTCTCCAGAAGTATCCACATTAGTAACTTCAGAGTTGGTCATGATCTTAATACCGCTTTTCTTATACGATCTTTCCAATGCTTTAGAAATCTCTTCATCCTCTACAGGAACGATATTCGGCAAGTACTCTACGATAGTCACCTTAGTTCCCAACGAGTTGTACACATAAGCGAATTCAACACCGATAGCACCCGAGCCAACTACAACCATAGATTCAGGTTGCTTCTCAAGGCTCATTGCTTTTCTATACTCGATAATCTTCTTACCATCAATTGGCAAATTAGGAAGTTCTCTAGCTCTTCCTCCTGTCGCCAATATGATATGATCAGCAGAGTATTCAGTCTTAGCTCCGTCTTCAGCAGAAACTTCTACAACTTTCCCCGGCTTGATCTTTCCAAAACCGTTGATAACGTCGATTTTATTCTTCTTCAACAAAAACTGGATCCCCTTGCTCATGCCACCAGCCACTTCACGGCTTCTTTTAATGATCGCATCAAAATCATGCTTCGACTCAGACACAGTGATACCGTAATCTTCAGCGTGCTTGATGTATTCATATACTTGCGCGCTTTTCAACAAAGCTTTTGTCGGAATACATCCCCAGTTAAGGCAAATTCCACCCAATTCGGATTTTTCAACAATAGCCGTTTTCAAGCCCAATTGCGAAGCTCTAATTGCAGCTACATATCCGCCCGGGCCACTGCCGACTACTATCAAATCATATTTTGCAGACATAATAATTTCTTTTTTCTTGAGTATTTGTCGCTAATTTAAAAGATTTTCTCATGATAAAAAAAGTAAATTCCCACCTTAATGTTACTTCATTAAAAGTTAATTTTTCTCAGATATTCAATAAGCAAAAGGCAATAATTTAGTTATAAAGTTAATAAACAAGCCATACTCATTCTTCAAAACTCACCTAATAATGATAAATATCACATCAAAAAAGAATCTTGAGACATAAATGAATTTGAAAAAAAATCTATAGAATTATTTCTTATTCTTTATTTATCAAAATATCACATCACAATAATAACAAACTAGCAAGCCTAGGCATGCTTCTAATACAAAATATTTCTCTAAATTTGCGTAAAAGCCCTCGCGCTCAAGCATATCGCATTGGCATGGAAAATGTTAAGCAAAATTTGAATTTGCAGCATAGACATAGCTATCCATGTCAATCATATAATATGCTTCCGACTCAACATTCGAGCAATAAAGCTAAGGCTTGATTTCATTTTAAATTTTTTACCAAAACTTTAAAAACCCCTATGAGCGATTCGCATTCAGAAATAAAATCATTCATCGAAGAGAACAAAGATAGATTTCTTAACGAATTATTCGACCTTCTAAGAATTCCTTCTGTAAGTGCTGACAGCAAGTTCAAGACCAATGTGGAAGAAGCAGCGGAATTCGTTAAAGAAAAATTAATCGCAGCTGGCGCTGACCATGCGGAAATCTGTCCCACAGCTGGACACCCAATCGTTTATGGTGAAAAAAATATAGATCCTTCGCTACCAACAGTATTGGTATATGGACACTATGATGTGCAACCAGCGGATCCATACGAATTATGGAACTCTCCTCCATTCGAGCCTGTAATCAAAGACGGCAAGATATACGCTAGGGGCGCTTCGGACGACAAAGGGCAAATGTACATGCATATCAAAGCTCTTGAATCAATGAATAGCTTTGGAGACATTCCTTGCAACTTGAAATTCATGATTGAAGGAGAAGAGGAAATCGGTTCTGAAAACCTTGGAGTTTTCGTCAAAGAAAACGTTGAGAAATTAAAAGCCGATATTGTGTTGATCTCTGACACAGGCATCATTTCCAATGACGCGCCTTCCATCTGCACAGGCCTTAGAGGGCTTAGTTATGTGGAAGTAGAGGTAACAGGACCTAATAGAGACCTCCATTCAGGAATGTACGGTGGAGCTGTTGGCAATCCTATCAATATACTTTGCGACATGATAGCTTCTCTTCATGACGAAAATAAGCAAATTACAATTCCTGGATTCTACGATAATGTAGAAGAACTTAGCCAAGAGCAAAGATACGAATTGAACAAAGCTCCATTCGACTTGGAGGATTATAAAAATGAGCTGGACTTAGGCGATGTGGCTGGAGAGAAAGGCTATACGACATTAGAAAGAATAGGTATCAGACCTACTCTAGATGTCAATGGCATATGGGGAGGTTATACTGGAGAAGGCGCTAAAACAGTATTGCCTTCAAAAGCTTACGCTAAGATCTCCATGAGGTTGGTTCCTAATCAGACGAGCGAAGAAATCACTCAACTATTCACTAAGCATTTTGAGTCTATAGCGCCAGCAAGTGTAAAGGTCAAAGTAACTCCTCACCATGGAGGAGAAGGTGTAGTAGTGCCTACAGATTCAATCGGCTATAAAGCTGCCAGCAAAGCATTTGAAGACGCATGGGGCAAAAGCCCTATTCCAACAAGAGATGGCGGAAGCATCCCAATCGTGGCTATGTTCCAAAAAATCCTAGGTCTGGACTCAATCCTGCTAGGATTCGGACTTGACGAAGATGCGATTCACTCACCAAACGAAAGTTACGGAATTGAGAACTATGTGAAAGGAATTGAAACCATCACAAGGTTCCACCATAGATTCGCTGAATTGAACAAATAATATTTAAACGGGCTTTAAAAGCCCGTTTTTTGATATCTGCCTTTTTTTATTTAAAGTCACCTACTTTTTAATAAATACCCATTGACTCATTAAGCTATCTTTTTATTTTGCGAAGACAAAATCCAGCATATGATAGTATATCCTAATTCCAAAATCAATATTGGCCTATTCATCACTCGAAAGCGAGAAGACAATTTTCATGATATTGAATCGTGCTTTTACCCAATAGAATGGAAAGAAGCTTTGGAAATTACGCTAAGCGATAAAGTCGGCTTTAGTTCTTCCGGCATAGACATACCAGGAAACCCTGATAATAACCTTTGCCTGAAAGCTTACGAGCTCTTAGCTCAAAACTACGATATTCCCGAAGTTCATATTCATTTGGAAAAAATGGTCCCAATAGGAGCAGGACTTGGCGGCGGCAGCGCTGACGCAGCGTACACACTAAAAGCGCTCAATGAATTATTCAAGCTTGAAATCGAAAATTCAGCCTTGAAAAAATTCGCCTCCGAGATAGGGAGCGACTGCCCCTTCTTCATAGACAACCAACCTGCGATTGCCTCAGGAACGGGTACGACACTAGACACCTTTGAATTAAGCTTATCCGGCAAGTGGATCATGCTTATCAACCCTGGTCTTCATATTGGCACAGCAGAAGCTTACTCCAATGTTTCTCCTAAAAACATTGACTTCAACTTGAAAGAAATCCTGCTTTCAACTCCCATTGAGCAATGGAAAGATATTATTCAAAATGATTTTGAAGCATCTGTATTTCCTAAGTATCCCGAGCTTCAAAAATTGAAGTCGCTTTTATATGAGAAAGGAGCCATATACGCTTCAATGACAGGCTCTGGATCAACTATTTATGGAATTTTCAATAAAAAGCCTCAAAACATACACCTAGACAAGGGAAATGTCTGGACAGGAATGCTGAAATAAAAAAAGGCCGCATACGCAGCCTTTTTTCTAATGCTTTTTTAAATCTCGATTACATCTCCCTGGCTATTTTTAAATACATAATCCGTTATTGCCAGTGATGTATCCAGTTCTAATTTTACCCATTTCCAGTATTTGAAATACCATCGAACACGCCTGGAAATAATTCCCTTTGTATAAAATGCAAACAAAAAGGGATGAAGTGAAATTGTTAATCCTGACTCATTT
The Aureibacter tunicatorum DNA segment above includes these coding regions:
- a CDS encoding glycosyltransferase family 2 protein, which produces MQILFIVFLVSGLAYLLFALRFFLPLAFKKGDTDSSNGGESGLSLIVVVHDQFEPLKEFLDMMSLQSMKNFEVIVVDNCSNDETYDFLLEKKKHQDNLKVVTLKQVPEHLSSYKYSLTLGVKAADYDRVLVTEVNCRPESEKWLEKYDKGFDDKTNFVLGYSRKMDGVSKLLWFDNVMDQAMMMSMADQNRPYKGDICNIGFRKTFYLGKNVYSAWQGLIGGEGELLINSFAKGKDTKALFGEPFMLQYSPTSKKDYIKQKIYQIHLSKFFKFKDKLRLSAFFLSKVLFWSLLIILLALRYKTIEVMGCYLGIMVCLTVVGGVGIRRVDGKLKAWMWPVFDLLHTVYYAYICIRAFFSKEIKWS
- the tgt gene encoding tRNA guanosine(34) transglycosylase Tgt, whose product is MKFEINAKDPKSRARAGELNTDHGTIQTPIFMPVGTAGTVKAVHTRELKEDIKAQIILGNTYHLYLRPGLEILQQAGGLHKFNGWDKPILTDSGGYQVFSLSGTRKIKEEGVTFKSHIDGSKHLFTPENVMDTQRKIGADIIMAFDECTPYPCDFKYARESMEMTHRWLQRCIDRVDSTDPLYGYNQELFPIVQGSTYKDLRMQSAEVIASKNRAGNAIGGLSVGEPAEKMYEMTEIVTNILPEEKPRYLMGVGTPANILESIALGVDMLDCVMPTRNARNGMLFTSEGIINIKNEKWKDDFSPIDPAIGGYVSTFYSKAYLRHLVRSQEILAAQIASIHNLTFYLWLVKEAREKIISGEFASWKNIMVEKVSRRL
- a CDS encoding LptF/LptG family permease — its product is MFKVLDRYILKRLLTTYVFVVMIIVAVVVVIDMTEKNHKFIQHNLGFAEIAGYYMDFAPYIANFITPLMVFITTVYVTSQMASHTEIIAILSSGISFKRLMVPYLIAGGIIASASFYLNGWVIPNTNKDRLAFETTYFKRKYHFDESDVHIKVSPDTYLYLKSYNVNSDQAYKVTLEKIDGNQLISKLSARRMKWNEDIKKWQFIDWEIRDINGTQEIFTHGDKLDSALNLTPKYFSNNYKLYEALTLNEIDKKIADLESRGADNVKVYRIEKYIRYMSPFAVVILTLIGLVVSSRKARGGTGYQIALGFVLAFIYIIFFMFSRSLAEAGSTNPILAVWIPNIIFAIIGVFLYTRVPK
- a CDS encoding DMT family transporter, translating into MLRDYLHLHFLIFIWGFTAVLGVLISIPAIEVVFLRTFIASVGLALVLLYQRQNFNIGMKNALKMILTGFLIGMHWMFFFASSEVSNASVTLAGAATCAFWTSILDPIISKRAVKPFEVILGLFVIGGLYIIFLFEFNHAIGLGMAVMAAILAALFTIINSKLAKKHHPTMITFYEISGACLSTILFSPIYVKNFAANGELNFNMDTNDIAYILILALICTVYAYTASVELMKRISPFAMNLSVNLEPVYGIMLAYWIIGDSEKMNGGFYIGTLVILFSVLSYPILNYYQKKRTKKLNLEEANIR
- a CDS encoding DMT family transporter — encoded protein: MEKKISLRLVVETLLALVSFGFTPVLIKSVSANPYTIGIVRLCITMVLTGIFLASFKEIKALSFKQVKSLALMGFLFGAHWVTYFISIKIGSASIAFLGLCTFGIHLILLGWIMKLRKPQWNDFLAVALVICGSLMVTPEFSLENNQTLGLLVAIISAVFFAGLPILQQRNSEISGSVRAFGQYGFALVLFLFTLPLTEWESLTKSDWMGLVALSVVCTFIAHTLWVKATTELPTTVSSIIYYLTLPLAMGISYMFLGEEMTLEKVGGALLIIVANIISILPKLKSNKTLEEKKIEQETLEER
- the lpdA gene encoding dihydrolipoyl dehydrogenase codes for the protein MSAKYDLIVVGSGPGGYVAAIRASQLGLKTAIVEKSELGGICLNWGCIPTKALLKSAQVYEYIKHAEDYGITVSESKHDFDAIIKRSREVAGGMSKGIQFLLKKNKIDVINGFGKIKPGKVVEVSAEDGAKTEYSADHIILATGGRARELPNLPIDGKKIIEYRKAMSLEKQPESMVVVGSGAIGVEFAYVYNSLGTKVTIVEYLPNIVPVEDEEISKALERSYKKSGIKIMTNSEVTNVDTSGEKCQVTVNTKKGEKVIEADVVLSAVGISTNIEGIGLEDVGVMTDRGKVIVDDYYKTNIPGVYAIGDIVHGPALAHVASAEAIICVEKIAGKSPEKIDYNNIPGCTYCTPEISSVGYTEKAAREAGYDIKVGKFPFSASGKASAAGAKEGFVKVIYDAKYGELLGAHMIGNNVTEMITEAVVARKLETTAHEILTAVHPHPTMSEAFKDATEDAYDEAIHL
- a CDS encoding dipeptidase, giving the protein MSDSHSEIKSFIEENKDRFLNELFDLLRIPSVSADSKFKTNVEEAAEFVKEKLIAAGADHAEICPTAGHPIVYGEKNIDPSLPTVLVYGHYDVQPADPYELWNSPPFEPVIKDGKIYARGASDDKGQMYMHIKALESMNSFGDIPCNLKFMIEGEEEIGSENLGVFVKENVEKLKADIVLISDTGIISNDAPSICTGLRGLSYVEVEVTGPNRDLHSGMYGGAVGNPINILCDMIASLHDENKQITIPGFYDNVEELSQEQRYELNKAPFDLEDYKNELDLGDVAGEKGYTTLERIGIRPTLDVNGIWGGYTGEGAKTVLPSKAYAKISMRLVPNQTSEEITQLFTKHFESIAPASVKVKVTPHHGGEGVVVPTDSIGYKAASKAFEDAWGKSPIPTRDGGSIPIVAMFQKILGLDSILLGFGLDEDAIHSPNESYGIENYVKGIETITRFHHRFAELNK
- the ispE gene encoding 4-(cytidine 5'-diphospho)-2-C-methyl-D-erythritol kinase translates to MIVYPNSKINIGLFITRKREDNFHDIESCFYPIEWKEALEITLSDKVGFSSSGIDIPGNPDNNLCLKAYELLAQNYDIPEVHIHLEKMVPIGAGLGGGSADAAYTLKALNELFKLEIENSALKKFASEIGSDCPFFIDNQPAIASGTGTTLDTFELSLSGKWIMLINPGLHIGTAEAYSNVSPKNIDFNLKEILLSTPIEQWKDIIQNDFEASVFPKYPELQKLKSLLYEKGAIYASMTGSGSTIYGIFNKKPQNIHLDKGNVWTGMLK